CCGTACCGACAGGCGTTCCTGTTCAAAGCCGGCGCCAACCTCAAAAGTCGCTGTCAGCTTGAAACCGCTTCCAGTGTGCCGGCCATTCGGCGAGACGCGCCACTCACTCTGTGGCTGGAGCAGACGCTTCATGCCCTTCGCCAGAAAGAAGGTGTGCCAGAAAAACAACTATTTTCCGCGGATGAATGTCCACCGGACCTTAAAAACGGATGGAAAGAATTTTCCTTTCCTCATGTCTTGTGGTGTCCATTCATCCTTCCCGACAAGACATTCCTAGGCGGCCTATGGCTGGCCAAAGACACGCCCTGGCAAGACAGTGAGGCCACCATCGCCCAACGGCTGTGCGACACCTACGCTCACGCATGGGGAGCCATGGCCCGACGGAAGCGCATATCGCTCACACAGAGAACATCTCGAAAATGGCTATGGCTCGCCCTGTTCACCGGCCTGATTGCAATGGCCATCCCTGTCCGTCTGTCAACATTGGCCCCAGTCGAAATCGTCGCTCGGGAACCGGCGATCGTCAGCGCGCCCATGGATGGAATGATCGCGGAAATCCTCGTCCCTCCAAATACGCGAGTGGGGAAGGGACAAGTCATTTTTCAGTATGACGACACCGATTTACGCAGTCAGTATGAAGTCTCGGAACACAATCTCACCAAAGCCATCGCGGAATACCGCAAGGTCACACAACAGGCATTCGCAGCCGCGGAGAGCGATGCGCAAGTTCCGTTACTCAGAGCCGAAGTGCAGTTGCAGGAGACCGAACGTGATTACGCCTTGGAACGTCTGGAACACGTCGCCGTCAAAGCCACCCAAACTGGGTTGCTTCTATACTCCGATCAATCGGACTGGGTAGGCCGTCCAATCAAGACCGGAGAGCGGATCATGGAAATCGCCGACCCTGAAAAGATCGAATTAAAGATCGACGTCCCGGTCAACGACGCGATTGCGCTGCAGGATCGCGCAGCCATCGAAATATTCTTAGACGCAAAGCCACTGGACACCTACCCAGCGACGCTTATCCGCGCCAGCTATCAAGCCGTTGAGCTTCCCGAACACATCCTCGCATACCGCGTCATCGCGAAATTTCACCATAGGCCCTCCGACGTGCGGATCGGTTGGCGGGGCACGGCAAAAATCTACGGTGACCAAACCACCGTCTTCTTCCTGGTCTTCCGGCGACCACTCTCAGCGATCAGGCAATACCTTGGCTGGTGATGAGTCAGGTCAACACCAGGCACTCCCCTCTCCCTCCGTTACGCGACGACTTGCACGTGATCAAGAGCATGCCGACGTTGCAGGGAGAACCAACCTGGACCATCGTTGACCCCGTTCGCAATGCCTATCTTCAGATCGGATACGGGGCCTATCAATTATTGACGCGATGGAATGCAGGAACGGTCGAGCAGCTCGTGGACAGGATCTCCTTGGAAACGTCCTGCACCATCACCAAGAAAGACGTCGAAGAATTCCTTAAATTTCTATACGCGAATCACTTGACGCAAGCCCCTATGACAGGGAGCAGTGCAACCTTTGCGGCACAGGCCGAGGCTAGGCAACAATCCTGGCTTATAGCGCTGCTCCATCAGTATCTCTTCTTCAAAATCCCGGTAATCCAACCGGATCGTTTACTGAAAATCACACTCCCCTACGTGGCTCCTCTGATGACGCCAGTCACGGCAGCCTTTGTCGCCGTTCTCGGAATTCTTGGCGTCTTCCTCGTCAGCCGTCAATGGGACGGCTTTATTCATTCCTTCCTTCATCTGTTCTCGTTAGAAGGAGTAATCGCCTTCGGGATCGCACTCTGCGGGGTCAAAGTCCTGCATGAATGCGCGCATGCGTTCACCGCCACCAAGTATGGATGCCGGGTGCACACGATGGGAATCGCATTCCTCGTCATGTTCCCTCTCTTGTATACGGACACGACAGACGCTTGGCGCCTCGCGTCCCGCCGAGAGCGGATCCTCATCGCGGCCTCGGGGATGATCGCGGAAGTCGCATTGGCGATGTGCGCGACATTCCTCTGGAACTTTCTGCCTGACGGAATTTTCCGCAGCATTGTCTTCGTGATCGCCACGACAAGCTGGGTCATGTCGCTCACGATTAACCTGAATCCCCTGTTACGATTCGATGGATACTATGTCCTTTCGGATTTTCTCGGCATTCCCAACCTTCAACAGCGGGCGTTCGCATTCGGTCGCTGGAAACTCCGGGATGTGCTCTTCGGCCTGAACGTACCCCCTCCAGAACACACGACACCACTGCTGCGCAAGGGGCTTATCGCCTACGCCTGGAGTACATGGCTGTTCAGATTTGTTCTCCTGACGGGCATCGCCGTCCTGGTCTACCACTTTTTCTTCAAGCTTCTCGGCGTCATCTTATTCACGGTCGAAATAGTCTGGTTCATCGTGATGCCCGTTTGCCGCGAAATCAAAGAATGGTGGAAATTCAGAGATCATATCGTGAAAACCCCTCGGGCATGGATCTCAGGAACCATTCTGGCACTCATAGTCTTGACGGCCTGCATGCCCTGGCATACGCGTGTAACCATTCCAGCTATCCTTCAAGCCGAAGACCACACCGTGATTTTCTCCCCCGCAGCTGCGCAACTGCTCGAAAGCAAGATTGACAACGGGCAGCACGTTGAACAGGGAGAAATCCTGATCCGGTTAACCTCTCCGTCGATCGAGCATGATCTCCGGCAGGCTCATGTCCGCGTGAATGCCCTGAAACGTCAGATACAGACAATCACCAGCGACCCGGACCTGTTGGCCAATACCCACGTCCTCATCGAAACACTCGGCACCGAACTCTCGACGCTTCGCGGACTGCAGGAAATGAAAGACAATCTCCTGTTGAAAGCCCCGTTTTCCGGGGTCATCGTCGACGTTCAACAGTCTTTGCATCCCAAACGTTGGATCAATGAACAACTTCCCCTCACGCGAATCTTCAGACCGCAGACCCAAAAACTTGTGGCACTCACATCCCAGACAGAACTGTCAAGATTACAAATCGGACAACACGCGACGTTCATTCCGGATGATCTCATGCAACCGGCGATTCAAGCCCGCATTTCAGATATCCGCCATGTCGATGAGGAAACGCTCGTCATTCCGTACCTGGCCTCCGTCTTTGGGGGAAATATCCCCGTGCGAGAAAATGGAAAAGGAGAACTCATTCCGAAATCCGGGGTGTATCGAGTCACCCTCACGCCGCTCGAGCATCTGCCTCCAAGCAAGCAGGTAATCAAAGGCCTTATTCACGTGCAGGGCGCTCCACAGAGTCTGGCCATCCAATTCCGAGATTTTGTGGTTTCAGTCCTGGTACGGGAAATGGGATTTTAGTCTACCGCTCTAGCACACCCACCACACCGTTCGTTTTCTTTTCTGAGAACTGTTCCGTCACCGCCACCAACTTCCCTGAAACACAACAAACATGAAGCAACCAACATGGCCTCACAGAGCGTTGGTTCATAGGAAAAATGGGAAGTCAGCCATAGGACTTTTTCTGATATTCATCAATAGATCGCAAAAAGTGGATATTTTGAGCGTCGTGGCCGATGTAGAGACTAGGGAAAATACAGCTAGAGGCCTGAATCCACACTATTTCCATGAGGCGGAGGCCTGGCATAGCCAGATAGCTCGTTTGTCTATTTTTGGATCACGCATGAAATCATCACATTCCTCAACCTCCAGTCCAAATCGCTTCATGCAAGCATTGCTGGCCTTGGAACCACGTCTCCTGTTTGATGGCGCAGCACTCGTCACTGCCGACACGATCGTCAACGACCAAGACGTTCAGGACCAGGCCGAGGCGTCTGAGCCCAAAGAATCCGGAGAGCATGAGGGAGGACATCACCCGGCATCTGATCCGCTACTCGAGTCCTTAATCGCCTTACCAGCCAGGACCGATCGACAAGAAATCGTCTTCATCGATACCCGCGTGAATGATTACCAAACGCTCATCAAAAATATTGATCCGAATGCCGAAATCGTGCTTTTGGATCCGACACTCGATGGGATCTGGCAAATCACGGACGCACTACGCGATCGAGAGGGCGTCGATGCACTCCATATCGTGTCGCATGGTGAACAGGCTCACCTACAAGTAGGAACCAGTTCCTTAACCATCGACTCCATGAATGGGAACTATCACGAGGCCCTCGCGACCATCGGCCAGGCTCTATCGGAGGAGGCCGATTTACTCATCTATGGCTGTAGTTTTGGCGAAGGTGAAGTAGGTCAGGCCGCCGCTGTCAGATTAGCCGAACTGACCGGAGCGGATATCGCTGCCTCTAACGACCTCACCGGAAACGCAGAACTCGGCGGTGACTGGGACCTGGAAATTTCAACCGGCACGATTGAAACGACCGCAGTCATCGGTGAAGCCAGTCAAGCCGTATGGGAAGGCCTCCTTGCCACCTATACCGTGACGAACACGAATGATTCAGGAGCTGGTTCGTTCCGGCAAGCTATTCTGGATGCCAATGCCAATGTGGGGACTGACACCATCGGGTTCAATATTGCAGGCGCTGGTCCACATACCATCACGCCCACCTCGGTACTGCCCAACATCACCGACACCGTCATCATTGACGGAACGACAGAGCCGGACTTTGTGAGCACACCAGTCATCGAATTGGATGGCAGTAGCGCAGGAGCCGTCGCTGGTCTGACCTTCGCCTCGGGCAGCGATGGCAGCACGATCCAAGGATTGGTGATTAACCAATTTGAGGGGGCTGGGCTTGATCTCTCCAGCGACAATAATACGGTCCAAGGAAACTACATCGGCCTAGACGTGACCGGCACGGCGGATTTAGGAAATGGCTTTGCCGGCATCCTCATCCAGAATGCCGCCACTGGCAACACCATCGGGGGAACAGACGCCGCCGCACGTAACGTGATCTCAGGGAACACCAATGGCATCGTCATCCGGCATACCGGCACCTCGTCCAACACCATAGCCGGGAACTATATTGGCACAGATTTCAACGGTGACGCGGATGTAGGGAATACCTTCGACGGCGTCTTAATCCAAAATGGGGCCACGGGCAACACTATCGGAGGCACCACAGCGGCACATCGCAATATCCTGTCTGGAAACGATCGGGCAGGAATTCAGATCACTGGTGAAACGACGGACGGCCACACCGTACAAAACAACTATGTCGGTGTGGCAGCGGATGGCACGACAGCTCTCGGAAATGCGAACTCTGGCATCTATATCGGCTTCGGCAGTGACGATAACATCATCGGCGGCATTGGGATGGGCAATGTAATCGGCGCCAGCGGGTTTGTCGGGCTGGAGCTAGACGGGGCAAGCTCCGGGCATATCATTCAAGGCAACTATATCGGGACTGATGCCACTGGCACGGTGAATCTCGGCAACCAGGAAAATGGCGTGCTGTTTGAAAACGGCGCATCCTCCAATCTCCTGGGCGGCGAAAACGCCGGGGAAAGCAATACCATCGCATTCAATGGCCAGGGTGGCAGCTTTACGGCTGGCATCGACGTATCGGATACCACTTCCATCGGGAATGCCTTACTAGGCAATGTCCTCTACTCAAATGTCGGGATAGGCATTGATCTGAATAGTGGACCGCTTGGAGTCACACCCAATGACGCCGATGACGGGGACACTGGTGGCAATAATTTACAGAATTATCCGGTGCTCACGACCGTGAGTCTTAAAACCGCGAGTCAGGTTGTCATTGCGGGAACGTTCAATACGGACCTCTTGAGCCAAAATTACCGGATTGAGTTTTTTGCCAACACGACGGCTGATGGAAGCGGCCATGGCGAAGCCGAACGGTATCTTGGGTATACGACCGTGACAACCGATGGAGCAGGGAACGCCTCCTTCAACATCACGCTGTCGGCCTCTGTCGTCGCTGGTGAATCGGTGACGGCCACGGCTACCGTGGACCTTGGCGGCGGAAGCTATGGTGACACGTCGGAATTGGCGCTCAACATGACCGCAACGAACAATGCCCCCGTGTTGACCCCGGCCAGCCCCACCCTCACATCCATTACGGAGGACGATACCAATAACAGCGGCGATTTGATTTCGGCCATCGTTACGACTGATATTACTGACGCCGACAGCGGGGCCGTCGAAGGCATCGCTATTACCAGCGTGAATGCCAGTAACGGCACCTGGCAATACAACACCGGCTCCGGCTGGACTGACGTCGGCACGGTCAGCAATGCCTCTGCGTTGTTGTTGCGCAGCACCGACTCCTTGCGCTTCGTACCCGATGGCCAAAACGCCGATGCCGCTTCGGTGACCTATCGCGCCTGGGATCAAACCAGCGGCGCCGCCGGCAGTAAAGTCGATGTCTCCACCAACGGCGGCACCACCGCCTATAGCAGTGCCACCGATACCGCCTCGCTCACCGTCACCGCCGTCAATGATGCCCCCGTGTTGACCCCGGCCAGCCCCACCCTCACATCCATTACGGAGGACGATACCAATAACAGCGGCGATTTGATTTCGGCCATCGTTACGACTGATATTACTGACGCCGACAGCGGGGCCGTCGAAGGCATCGCTATTACCAGCGTGAATGCCAGTAACGGCACCTGGCAATACAACACCGGCTCCGGCTGGACTGACGTCGGCACGGTCAGCAATGCCTCTGCGTTGTTGTTGCGCAGCACCGACTCCTTGCGCTTCGTACCCGATGGCCAAAACGCCGATGCCGCTTCGGTGACCTATCGCGCCTGGGATCAAACCAGCGGCGCCGCCGGCAGTAAAGTCGATGTCTCCACCAACGGCGGCACCACCGCCTATAGCAGTGCCACCGATACCGCCTCGCTCACCGTCACCGCCGTCAATGATGCCCCCGTGTTGACCCCGGCCAGCCCCACCCTCACATCCATTACGGAGGACGATACCAATAACAGCGGCGATTTGATTTCGGCCATCGTTACGACTGATATTACTGACGCCGACAGCGGGGCCGTCGAAGGCATCGCTATTACCAGCGTGAATGCCAGTAACGGCACCTGGCAATACAACACCGGCTCCGGCTGGACTGACGTCGGCACGGTCAGCAATGCCTCTGCGTTGTTGTTGCGCAGCACCGACTCCTTGCGCTTCGTACCCGATGGCCAAAACGCCGATGCCGCTTCGGTGACCTATCGCGCCTGGGATCAAACCAGCGGCGCCGCCGGCAGTAAAGTCGATGTCTCCACCAACGGCGGCACCACCGCCTATAGCAGTGCCACCGATACCGCCTCGCTCACCGTCACCGCCGTCAATGATGCCCCCGTGTTGACCCCGGCCAGCCCCACCCTCACATCCATTACGGAGGACGATACCAATAACAGCGGCGATTTGATTTCGGCCATCGTTACGACTGATATTACTGACGCCGACAGCGGGGCCGTCGAAGGCATCGCTATTACCAGCGTGAATGCCAGTAACGGCACCTGGCAATACAACACCGGCTCCGGCTGGACTGACGTCGGCACGGTCAGCAATGCCTCTGCGTTGTTGTTGCGCAGCACCGACTCCTTGCGCTTCGTACCCGATGGCCAAAACGCCGATGCCGCTTCGGTGACCTATCGCGCCTGGGATCAAACCAGCGGCGCCGCCGGCAGTAAAGTCGATGTCTCCACCAACGGCGGCACCACCGCCTATAGCAGTGCCACCGATACCGCCTCGCTCACCGTCACCGCCGTCAATGATGCCCCCGTGTTGACCCCGGCCAGCCCCACCCTCACATCCATTACGGAGGACGATACCAATAACAGCGGCGATTTGATTTCGGCCATCGTTACGACTGATATTACTGACGCCGACAGCGGGGCCGTCGAAGGCATCGCTATTACCAGCGTGAATGCCAGTAACGGCACCTGGCAATACAACACCGGCTCCGGCTGGACTGACGTCGGCACGGTCAGCAATGCCTCTGCGTTGTTGTTGCGCAGCACCGACTCCTTGCGCTTCGTACCCGATGGCCAAAACGCCGATGCCGCTTCGGTGACCTATCGCGCCTGGGATCAAACCAGCGGCGCCGCCGGCAGTAAAGTCGATGTCTCCACCAACGGCGGCACCACCGCCTATAGCAGTGCCACCGATACCGCCTCGCTCACCGTCACCGCCGTCAATGATGCCCCAACGATTACCAGTGATGGCGGTGGAACCACCGCGAATGTCAATATGGTTGAAGGGAACACAGCCGTCACGACCGTCACGGCCAGCGATGTTGATGTCCCAGTCGACGCACTGACCTACAGCTTGGTCGGTGGAGCGGACCAAGGCCTGTTTAACATCGACGCCAATAGTGGAGCATTGGCCTTCAACACTGCGCCGGCCTTTGCGATTCCAGCAGATGTGGACATGAACAACATCTACGTCGTTCAAGTCCAGGTCAGTGACGGAAACGGCGGCACCAACATTCAAACGATCAACGCCACCGTGACCGCGGCGAATACGTCTCCAACAATCACGAGTAACGGAGGCGGGCCGACAGCCGGCATAAATATAATCGAGGGACTCACAGGCATTACGACCGTGACCGCTACAGACAATGATACAGGAGATATTCTGACCTATGGACTGGTGGGGGGGGCCGACGCCAGTCGTTTCAGCATCAATAGCAGTACCGGAGTCCTGACATTCAACACGGCGCCTGATTTCGAAAATCCTGTTGATGCCAATCGGGATAATGTGTACGAAGTCCAGATTCAAGTCAGCGATGGAAACGGCGGATTTGATTCTCAAACCTTGAATGTGACCGTAACCAATATCGTGGAGGCCCCCGCTCCTATTCTCGACCCATTCCCTTCCCCTGAACCGTCAACGGATCCCACCCCGGAAACAGATTCTGCCTCCGTCTCTGAAGAACGTACGGAAGACACCGACGAGGCAACGACTGCCCCTGCCGGAGACCAGAATCCGGGAACACCAAATCCTGTCGCACCAGCCTTCCTGGAAGAGCGGGATCAAACGAACGATCGGTTCAATCGTCACTCGGCTTCGCATTCTCACCCTGCTCACCCCCCTCAACAGCAGTTAGATGTAATGCATGTTTTGAGACCTACCGACTTTCTTCCCACGAACATATGGAATTCAGACAACATGTCGTCCGCCCCAATGCGATCACTGGATATTGGAGGAATCGCCCCTACTGTTCCGATGGATCTCCATCTCCAGCTCGACGCTCTGGCTCAACAGTTACAAAGCACGCTCCACCATACAAATGACCAATCCGACCTCGCATCCGGTCTGGCCAGCGGCGCTGGCATGACACTCTCGGCCGGGTATATCGCCTGGTTTTTACGAGGCTCTTCCTTTTTGACGAGTCTCTTGGCCTCTGTCCCCGCTTGGGGAAACTTCGACCCGCTGCCTGTTTTGTCGGGCGGCTATACCGCGCGCAAGATTCACGAACAGCAAAACCAATCTCAAGCCGACAAAGAAAACCAAGAATTTCAAGGCATTGGTGAGATTTTTCAAGACGTAAAAAAAGACCCGTAATCCTCCCATCATTCGGACTCTGATCTAGTATGCGACTGCCTCCACTCATTGCCATCAGTATTGGCTTGGTTTCCTTAACCGTCACGACGATGCTGCTGGGCAATACCGTATTTTCCGTGGCGCCGGACGAGCGCCAACAACTCTTCGCCTACCGCCAAACACTCTCGGAGTCCCTCGCCGTTCAATACACAGCGCTCGCCAGTCAAGATGAGTTTGAGACCATTGAATTTGCCATGAATCAACTCGTCGCCCGCACCGACGATATCGTGTCGGCGGCCTTAGTTTCCATCAATGGAGCTACGCTGGCGGCCACAACAGCGCACCACCAAGCCTGGTCTCCACAAAAAAAAGACGAATCAACATTGGAGCATATGCAAGTCCCTATTTTCCAAGGATTGGCGAAGTGGGGAGTACTTCAGATTCGGTTTCGATCCAAACACGAGTATGGACTCCTGGCATGGGTCTCGACGCGATGGATTGGTTATCTGACGTTCGTCGCCATACTTGGCTTCTTGGCCTACTGGCTCTTCATGAAACGCACATTGCGGCACCTTGACCCATCCTCCGTGATTCCGAAACGTGTGAAGGCCGCATTGGACAATCTCGAGGAAGGCGTGGTGATCCTTGACAACCAAGATCGCATTCTCCTCACCAATACGGCATTCGTTCGGCAATCAGGAAAACAGATGTCTAATTTGCTGGGAATCAAATTGACCGAATTGCCATGGCTGATCAGCAAAGACCAGATGATGGAAGAACATTCCTGGGTGACCGCCCGACAGGAGAATTGCCCACAAACAGGATTTCCCGGCTTGCTGGCTCATGCTGAAAAGGAGGAAGTCAGAAAATTTCTGATCAACAGTTCGCCAATCACTGATGATCATGGACAGGTCACCGGCGTGCTCGTCTCCTTCAATGATGTCACCGAATTGGATGAAGCCAACGCTCAGCTCATGGACGCGCTCAAAGATTTGCACGAGAGCCGTACTGAAATCATCAAGAAAAACGAGGAACTCGAACATTTGGCGACTCGCGATCCCTTGACAGGATGCTGGAACCGCCGGGCATTTTTCGAACGATTGGAGAAAACCTACGTCAACGCGAAGCACAACGATCTGTCCCTCAGTTGTATCATGACGGATATCGATCATTTCAAATCCTTTAACGACCGGTATGGTCATGCTCTCGGAGATCAAGTAATACAGGTGTTCGTCAAAACACTGATTGAATGTCTCAGACCATCGGACATCATCGGGCGGTACGGAGGGGAAGAATTTTGCGTGATTTTACCCAACACCGATCTCACAGGAGCTCAGGAAATCGCTGAACGCATGCGCCGCAGGGTTGAGACTGAAAGTGGCACAAAAATCCGGACTACGTCTCAGCTTTCGATTACGTCGAGTTTTGGCGTCGCGACGATCGGACCGGCGATGATTGATCCATTGGAACTGCTTGATATGGCGGATAAAGCCCTGTATGAAGCCAAAGAGGGCGGGCGGAATCAGGTTGGGTTCTGGGACACTCAGATGAACGAACCGAAACTGAACTCGGCAGCCGTATTCACACGGTAAGGGGATGCTTACGCAGCATGGTCCATAGCGGGCGCGATCATTTCGAGCGTGAGATTGAGCCCTTCCTGCACAAAGGCCATGAACCGATCAAGATCCTCATCCGTTAACTCTCGCAGCTCGGCCGGCTCGAGAGACACATATGACATCCAATGCTCCCTCGGGATTTCAAGTAGCTGACATTCTTCGACGACTCCTGCGACGTGTAATATCCCAAGTTCGAGCGTGATTGCGGGGGCCGTATTCAGGTCTAAGTGATAGCGAGTCGAGTCTTGATAATTCAGTGGAAGGTTCCACATCTCTAGCAAGCGCGCACCGACTTCTCCCGCATGAAACCCGAGAAGCTTGGTCTCAAGCGTTGTCCGCGTCGTTCGTTCTTCCTTTCCCTGCTTGAGTACCTGTTGAGCCAGGTCAGGAATTTTTTGAAACATCACGAGGTGGCCGATGTCACTTAAGAGGCCTCCCACGAAAAGACGTTCACTATCGATGACATGATAGGTTTGCGCAATCACGCGAGCCAGGAGGCCTCGCTCGACGCTATTGCGCCAGAATGTTTTCATATCCATCGTTGTCGATGAGATTCTTGAAAAGGTCGTCGCCACGGCGGTCGCCAGAACGAGATCGTGCAGCGGTTGCATGCCTAAAATGCTGGCCGCACGAGAGACCGTTTCTATCCGTTCAGACAGCCCATAAAAAGGGCTGTTGACTAACTTCAAAACCCGTGCGGTCATGGCCACATCCAGAGAGAGCGCTCTGGCAAGATCCAACATCGACGCCTTCGGATCTTCAACGACCTCCCGTACTCTGAGATAGACATCAGGCATCGATGGCAAGTCATCGCAATGTTGAATGAGTTCTTCGATCGTCATGCTTTTCCCTTCAAGTCAGGAAGGATAAATGTTTTACATTTTTCCTGGTTTTTCTGATCAATTGATCGGCAATCGAGGTGGATCTCTTAAGATTGAAAAGAGAATCAGGCTCAGGCATGAAGAGGAAGACGAGAAAAGGCTCGAAAAATACGAACCACGAACGATGAGAGACGCCTCTAGCTGGTGGTATCGGCTCGCCTCAAAGCGCGCATGAGAATGGGGTCGTTCATGGCGACCTCACTCAAGGCATCCATGATGTGACCCCCTTTAGTCTTGACGAGTGCCTTGGCTTTCGAATATTGGCGCGCATTAAACCGCGCGACTGACGGTTGGCCATTGACGATTTGGCAGGCCAATACTCCGCCCGTCTTTAACTCGCAGGTTCCACCGTGATCCAGTAGGTGACGCGCTTCTTGTTGAGAGACACTATGAAATCGGGCAAAATCTTCGAGACCGCTCGTTTCCACGAGTTTCCCATCGGGCATGACGCATTTTCGTTTAAAATGCGGAGACCAGTCCTTCCGGAAATCGATATATTTGACGTCTCCGCCCCTCGCTACAGCTAGTTCCAACTTGGCGTAATCCAGGCCTAAGTTTTTTTGCTGCAAGCGTTCCTTTAATTCCTGTGGGAGCGTGCGGAAAAACACCCGGGAAGCCGCCTCTTCCATGGACAGTCCCCAACTTGTTCGTAACTGTTCTGTTTCCGCGTACTGTTCAACGTCCAATACCCAAGTTTGTTTGGGGGCTGCTCCCGAAGGATCCACCTTGCAGACGAACAATCCTTTTGTCACCAGGGAACCAGACTGTGGATACTCGTACAACCCACCCTCCAGCAAGAGTCGGCTGACGGTTTCCAGGGGAATGTCATAACTCTCAGACAAGACCTTGGCATGACTCCCAAGGTCTTCTGCCTCGGTCATGGCACAAACCATGACATTCCCTGGGGGATCATGATCGGTGTAGTTCTCAAGAATGTTATACAGAACTGGT
The genomic region above belongs to Nitrospirales bacterium and contains:
- a CDS encoding DUF4347 domain-containing protein, with translation MKSSHSSTSSPNRFMQALLALEPRLLFDGAALVTADTIVNDQDVQDQAEASEPKESGEHEGGHHPASDPLLESLIALPARTDRQEIVFIDTRVNDYQTLIKNIDPNAEIVLLDPTLDGIWQITDALRDREGVDALHIVSHGEQAHLQVGTSSLTIDSMNGNYHEALATIGQALSEEADLLIYGCSFGEGEVGQAAAVRLAELTGADIAASNDLTGNAELGGDWDLEISTGTIETTAVIGEASQAVWEGLLATYTVTNTNDSGAGSFRQAILDANANVGTDTIGFNIAGAGPHTITPTSVLPNITDTVIIDGTTEPDFVSTPVIELDGSSAGAVAGLTFASGSDGSTIQGLVINQFEGAGLDLSSDNNTVQGNYIGLDVTGTADLGNGFAGILIQNAATGNTIGGTDAAARNVISGNTNGIVIRHTGTSSNTIAGNYIGTDFNGDADVGNTFDGVLIQNGATGNTIGGTTAAHRNILSGNDRAGIQITGETTDGHTVQNNYVGVAADGTTALGNANSGIYIGFGSDDNIIGGIGMGNVIGASGFVGLELDGASSGHIIQGNYIGTDATGTVNLGNQENGVLFENGASSNLLGGENAGESNTIAFNGQGGSFTAGIDVSDTTSIGNALLGNVLYSNVGIGIDLNSGPLGVTPNDADDGDTGGNNLQNYPVLTTVSLKTASQVVIAGTFNTDLLSQNYRIEFFANTTADGSGHGEAERYLGYTTVTTDGAGNASFNITLSASVVAGESVTATATVDLGGGSYGDTSELALNMTATNNAPVLTPASPTLTSITEDDTNNSGDLISAIVTTDITDADSGAVEGIAITSVNASNGTWQYNTGSGWTDVGTVSNASALLLRSTDSLRFVPDGQNADAASVTYRAWDQTSGAAGSKVDVSTNGGTTAYSSATDTASLTVTAVNDAPVLTPASPTLTSITEDDTNNSGDLISAIVTTDITDADSGAVEGIAITSVNASNGTWQYNTGSGWTDVGTVSNASALLLRSTDSLRFVPDGQNADAASVTYRAWDQTSGAAGSKVDVSTNGGTTAYSSATDTASLTVTAVNDAPVLTPASPTLTSITEDDTNNSGDLISAIVTTDITDADSGAVEGIAITSVNASNGTWQYNTGSGWTDVGTVSNASALLLRSTDSLRFVPDGQNADAASVTYRAWDQTSGAAGSKVDVSTNGGTTAYSSATDTASLTVTAVNDAPVLTPASPTLTSITEDDTNNSGDLISAIVTTDITDADSGAVEGIAITSVNASNGTWQYNTGSGWTDVGTVSNASALLLRSTDSLRFVPDGQNADAASVTYRAWDQTSGAAGSKVDVSTNGGTTAYSSATDTASLTVTAVNDAPVLTPASPTLTSITEDDTNNSGDLISAIVTTDITDADSGAVEGIAITSVNASNGTWQYNTGSGWTDVGTVSNASALLLRSTDSLRFVPDGQNADAASVTYRAWDQTSGAAGSKVDVSTNGGTTAYSSATDTASLTVTAVNDAPTITSDGGGTTANVNMVEGNTAVTTVTASDVDVPVDALTYSLVGGADQGLFNIDANSGALAFNTAPAFAIPADVDMNNIYVVQVQVSDGNGGTNIQTINATVTAANTSPTITSNGGGPTAGINIIEGLTGITTVTATDNDTGDILTYGLVGGADASRFSINSSTGVLTFNTAPDFENPVDANRDNVYEVQIQVSDGNGGFDSQTLNVTVTNIVEAPAPILDPFPSPEPSTDPTPETDSASVSEERTEDTDEATTAPAGDQNPGTPNPVAPAFLEERDQTNDRFNRHSASHSHPAHPPQQQLDVMHVLRPTDFLPTNIWNSDNMSSAPMRSLDIGGIAPTVPMDLHLQLDALAQQLQSTLHHTNDQSDLASGLASGAGMTLSAGYIAWFLRGSSFLTSLLASVPAWGNFDPLPVLSGGYTARKIHEQQNQSQADKENQEFQGIGEIFQDVKKDP
- a CDS encoding diguanylate cyclase, with the translated sequence MRLPPLIAISIGLVSLTVTTMLLGNTVFSVAPDERQQLFAYRQTLSESLAVQYTALASQDEFETIEFAMNQLVARTDDIVSAALVSINGATLAATTAHHQAWSPQKKDESTLEHMQVPIFQGLAKWGVLQIRFRSKHEYGLLAWVSTRWIGYLTFVAILGFLAYWLFMKRTLRHLDPSSVIPKRVKAALDNLEEGVVILDNQDRILLTNTAFVRQSGKQMSNLLGIKLTELPWLISKDQMMEEHSWVTARQENCPQTGFPGLLAHAEKEEVRKFLINSSPITDDHGQVTGVLVSFNDVTELDEANAQLMDALKDLHESRTEIIKKNEELEHLATRDPLTGCWNRRAFFERLEKTYVNAKHNDLSLSCIMTDIDHFKSFNDRYGHALGDQVIQVFVKTLIECLRPSDIIGRYGGEEFCVILPNTDLTGAQEIAERMRRRVETESGTKIRTTSQLSITSSFGVATIGPAMIDPLELLDMADKALYEAKEGGRNQVGFWDTQMNEPKLNSAAVFTR
- a CDS encoding HDOD domain-containing protein translates to MTIEELIQHCDDLPSMPDVYLRVREVVEDPKASMLDLARALSLDVAMTARVLKLVNSPFYGLSERIETVSRAASILGMQPLHDLVLATAVATTFSRISSTTMDMKTFWRNSVERGLLARVIAQTYHVIDSERLFVGGLLSDIGHLVMFQKIPDLAQQVLKQGKEERTTRTTLETKLLGFHAGEVGARLLEMWNLPLNYQDSTRYHLDLNTAPAITLELGILHVAGVVEECQLLEIPREHWMSYVSLEPAELRELTDEDLDRFMAFVQEGLNLTLEMIAPAMDHAA